A genomic stretch from Telmatocola sphagniphila includes:
- a CDS encoding glycosyltransferase, which yields MSIRQIIKKGVVQPAKWLARPIVRPLRDLFLLPAIQQFKDLGQQLQAQLQELSDSVKMTDRTLLGMGFLSNLASRDTNRLPSFPKVLYADLRCLQDPFYSKRGIGFHASGVLRHVRQFLSPSLRVIGLTDLQLPDLPEEYCTLVDEVRAYRLAEPLSGILIHLSPMTHDPAWLAPLFARNDLLHVALVYDFIPLDETSRYLASANAHRSYLNCLIWLKACDIFCPISELAGRRLQELLGIPSERIAVTGACIRSDFLNATKVDPGNLPFEKENYFLVVGGGDSRKNVEIVLQAHAEVPGKTGLVIAGHYEDEHSERLREQYRSFGGTVKRLKFARGLSDAELAILYRNALATIVPSKNEGFSLPVVEALCCDCPVILSDIPVHRELVKWDASFFGPSDLPTLKDKLVKFQESSDIRNSWLSGQKTMPLDFSEPQVSQKVWSQVLRFLPEHSSVEVGIPQLRTAKPKIAFLTPLPPERSGVADYSADCLRSLVKYAEVDVYTNRANCVRDPGVHRYELICDLPYINGKYDRVVSVIANSTEYNRKCIDLLKRYGGPCISHDARMIDYYMALHGRFGFAELASQWLKRPVSFEEGWEWYIEQSKMQTLCFEQILPKAAPMIVHSRGIQKAIEKQYGVTPAVVPFSPYRHFQEKDLSPHTKAEARNRLGLDPKRLIIVSLGIVAKEKAPIPCLDALQILREQGLDAELYFVGTNGGIAEFWSEWIAERGLRGHAHFLNRWIDEATYRDYCLAGDLALQLRTHRFGGISGALADCISAGLPTVANLDLADALDSPDYVFRVSDELVPADIAARLTQAQSSLAQVSDRLEIRRKYLEERNFDSYSKNLLQVLGL from the coding sequence ATGTCCATTCGGCAAATTATCAAAAAAGGGGTCGTACAACCGGCCAAATGGCTGGCTCGACCAATCGTTCGCCCACTTCGGGATCTATTCTTACTCCCGGCCATCCAGCAATTCAAAGACCTGGGCCAGCAACTCCAAGCGCAGCTTCAGGAATTGAGCGATTCGGTCAAAATGACCGATCGCACGCTTCTGGGAATGGGATTTCTCAGCAATCTGGCCAGCCGGGATACCAATCGCCTGCCCTCGTTCCCAAAAGTGCTCTACGCGGATTTGCGCTGCCTGCAAGATCCTTTTTATTCCAAGCGCGGCATCGGTTTTCACGCTTCCGGGGTGCTTCGACACGTTCGGCAGTTTCTGTCGCCCTCGCTTCGCGTCATCGGTCTGACCGATCTTCAGCTTCCCGATTTGCCCGAAGAATATTGCACTCTTGTGGATGAAGTGCGAGCCTATCGATTGGCCGAGCCGCTGTCGGGGATTTTGATTCATCTTTCCCCAATGACGCACGACCCGGCTTGGCTCGCACCGCTTTTTGCAAGGAATGACCTGCTGCATGTGGCCCTGGTCTACGATTTCATTCCGCTAGATGAAACCTCGCGGTACCTCGCCTCCGCGAATGCCCATCGTTCCTACCTGAACTGCTTGATCTGGCTGAAAGCCTGCGATATTTTCTGTCCCATTTCCGAGCTCGCTGGTAGAAGATTGCAGGAATTGCTGGGGATACCGAGCGAGCGTATCGCAGTGACCGGGGCCTGCATTCGATCTGATTTCCTGAATGCAACGAAGGTCGATCCCGGAAATCTGCCCTTCGAGAAGGAAAACTATTTCCTGGTCGTAGGCGGTGGCGATAGCCGCAAGAATGTGGAAATCGTTCTTCAGGCACATGCGGAAGTGCCCGGGAAAACGGGTTTGGTGATCGCTGGCCATTATGAGGATGAACATTCAGAACGTCTACGGGAACAGTATCGCTCCTTCGGTGGAACCGTTAAACGATTGAAGTTCGCTCGCGGCCTCAGCGATGCCGAATTGGCCATCCTGTATCGAAACGCTCTGGCGACGATAGTTCCCTCGAAGAATGAGGGCTTTTCGCTTCCGGTGGTCGAAGCTCTCTGTTGCGATTGCCCGGTGATTCTATCCGATATTCCCGTTCATCGAGAATTGGTGAAATGGGATGCCAGTTTTTTTGGTCCCAGCGATCTGCCCACTTTGAAAGATAAACTGGTTAAATTCCAAGAGTCCTCGGATATCAGGAATAGCTGGCTTTCCGGGCAGAAAACGATGCCTCTCGATTTTTCGGAGCCTCAAGTCTCTCAAAAAGTCTGGTCGCAGGTACTGCGTTTTTTACCGGAACACTCCTCCGTGGAAGTAGGAATTCCGCAGCTTCGCACCGCGAAGCCCAAAATTGCCTTTTTAACACCCTTGCCGCCGGAGCGATCCGGTGTGGCGGATTATTCGGCTGATTGTCTGCGCAGCCTCGTTAAGTACGCCGAGGTCGATGTTTACACCAACCGCGCCAATTGCGTACGCGACCCCGGTGTTCATCGATACGAATTAATTTGCGATCTGCCTTACATCAACGGTAAATACGACCGTGTGGTGAGCGTAATTGCCAACTCCACCGAGTATAACCGCAAGTGCATCGACTTATTGAAACGCTACGGCGGCCCTTGCATCAGCCACGATGCCCGCATGATCGACTACTACATGGCTCTTCATGGCCGATTTGGTTTCGCGGAACTGGCTTCCCAATGGCTGAAACGCCCGGTCTCCTTCGAGGAAGGCTGGGAGTGGTACATCGAACAATCGAAAATGCAGACGCTCTGCTTCGAGCAGATACTGCCCAAAGCCGCCCCGATGATCGTTCATTCTCGAGGAATTCAAAAAGCCATTGAGAAACAATATGGCGTAACACCTGCAGTCGTTCCTTTCTCCCCGTACCGTCACTTCCAGGAGAAGGATCTATCGCCACATACGAAGGCGGAAGCCCGGAACCGGCTCGGCTTGGATCCGAAGCGGCTGATCATCGTCTCTCTGGGAATCGTTGCCAAAGAGAAAGCGCCGATTCCCTGTCTGGATGCTCTGCAAATTCTCCGCGAACAAGGCCTCGATGCGGAATTGTACTTTGTCGGTACCAATGGTGGCATAGCGGAGTTTTGGTCGGAATGGATTGCGGAGCGGGGACTTCGCGGTCACGCTCATTTCCTGAACCGCTGGATCGATGAGGCGACTTATCGCGATTACTGCCTGGCCGGGGATTTGGCTTTGCAGCTCCGCACGCATCGCTTTGGAGGTATTTCCGGGGCGCTGGCCGATTGCATCAGCGCCGGTCTGCCGACCGTAGCCAACCTGGATCTCGCCGATGCTTTAGATTCCCCAGATTATGTGTTTCGGGTCAGCGATGAACTAGTGCCTGCCGATATCGCTGCTCGACTGACACAAGCCCAAAGTTCACTCGCTCAAGTTTCGGATCGGCTCGAAATCCGACGGAAATACCTGGAAGAGCGGAATTTTGACAGTTATTCCAAGAATCTTCTGCAGGTTCTTGGGCTCTAA
- the hppD gene encoding 4-hydroxyphenylpyruvate dioxygenase, which translates to MSIDAVPIRRIDHVRFFVGNARQSAFFYRNAFGFDVVAYAGLETKVRHEAGYILKSGDITFALISPLKSSHPEYPRLVTHGDGVMDIALEVDDVKKAYNETVYRGAVGVVGPTVLEDEQGQYEFASIRTYGDTTHSFVNRDKYKGVFSPGFKPLDPGRYNPNTAKPAGLKNIDHIVGNVELGKMNDWVEYYKKIMGFDQLVSFDDKQISTEYTALMSKVVQGGDGRVKFPLNEPAQGRRKSQIDEYLDFYGGPGVQHIALATDDIIKTVKALRANDVSFLRVPKTYYEMLPSRVGPIKENIDELADLGILVDRDDEGYMLQIFTKPVCDRPTVFFEIIQRAGSKSFGKGNFKALFEAIEREQAKRGTL; encoded by the coding sequence ATGAGTATCGATGCCGTTCCCATTCGCCGAATCGACCATGTCCGCTTTTTTGTTGGCAACGCCCGGCAATCCGCGTTTTTCTACCGCAACGCCTTCGGATTCGATGTGGTCGCCTACGCCGGATTGGAAACCAAGGTTCGGCATGAGGCAGGCTATATTCTGAAATCGGGAGATATCACCTTTGCCCTGATTTCCCCGTTAAAATCTTCGCACCCCGAATATCCCCGGCTAGTGACGCACGGCGACGGCGTGATGGATATCGCGCTGGAAGTGGATGACGTCAAAAAAGCTTATAACGAAACGGTTTATCGAGGGGCTGTCGGTGTGGTGGGACCCACCGTGCTGGAAGATGAGCAAGGGCAATATGAGTTTGCCTCGATTCGAACGTATGGAGATACAACCCACAGCTTTGTGAATCGCGACAAATACAAGGGAGTTTTCTCCCCAGGGTTCAAGCCGCTCGACCCCGGACGTTACAACCCGAACACCGCCAAGCCGGCCGGCCTGAAAAATATCGATCACATCGTAGGGAACGTCGAACTCGGCAAAATGAATGATTGGGTGGAATACTACAAGAAAATCATGGGATTTGATCAGTTGGTTTCCTTTGACGATAAACAGATCTCCACCGAATACACGGCACTTATGTCGAAAGTGGTTCAGGGAGGCGATGGCCGGGTGAAGTTCCCTTTGAACGAACCCGCCCAGGGGCGGCGTAAATCGCAAATCGATGAATACCTGGACTTCTACGGCGGACCCGGTGTACAGCATATCGCCCTGGCCACGGATGACATTATCAAGACGGTGAAAGCTCTTCGGGCGAATGATGTGAGTTTTCTGCGAGTTCCGAAGACCTATTACGAAATGTTGCCCAGCCGGGTGGGTCCGATCAAAGAAAATATCGACGAATTGGCCGATTTGGGAATTCTCGTTGACCGCGATGACGAAGGCTACATGCTGCAAATCTTCACCAAGCCGGTCTGCGACCGACCGACCGTGTTTTTTGAGATTATCCAGCGGGCGGGATCGAAGAGCTTCGGTAAAGGGAATTTTAAAGCCTTGTTCGAAGCCATCGAACGGGAGCAGGCAAAGAGAGGAACGCTGTAA
- a CDS encoding rhodanese-like domain-containing protein: MAMQHSPGFLKIVNEVRPHIKECTVEDVKSRIQAGDKFVLIDVREESEWAAGRIPGAIHLGKGVIERDIESKIPDHGAPLILYCGGGFRSALAADNLQKMGYTNVISMDGGFRGWKDSGGEIVK; this comes from the coding sequence ATGGCCATGCAGCACAGCCCCGGCTTCCTGAAGATTGTCAACGAAGTCCGTCCGCACATCAAAGAATGTACAGTTGAAGACGTCAAATCTCGAATCCAAGCTGGCGACAAATTCGTTCTGATCGATGTCCGCGAAGAGAGCGAATGGGCCGCGGGTCGGATTCCCGGAGCCATCCATCTCGGTAAGGGCGTCATCGAAAGGGACATCGAATCGAAAATTCCCGATCACGGTGCCCCGCTGATTTTGTACTGCGGCGGCGGTTTCCGCTCGGCCTTGGCGGCGGATAATCTTCAGAAGATGGGATATACCAACGTCATTTCGATGGACGGTGGATTCCGAGGCTGGAAAGACTCCGGCGGCGAGATCGTGAAGTAA
- a CDS encoding homogentisate 1,2-dioxygenase has product MPYYRQFGSIPPKHHIEHPQIPGYRNEGIFYEEVITTEGFNRAYSILYHLRPPTRVKHQEHLKSIAIELVSDPMLRHIHLKTKEIARAGDVIFGRTPMFHNSDVTISRCRPAKQQEQLYKNASADEVLFIHSGSGVLHSLYGKQAFHPFDYVVIPRGTIYKIVFDDIQKADLLIVDSPPPIRLPHRYKNADGQIRLGAPYSERDFHGPSQLDIVDQEADTELILKKGENYFRYVLASHPFDVVGWDGLIYPYTFNADDFEPITGTIHQPPPIHQTFETSGFVICTFAPRVLDTHPKAVKVPYAHSNVDSDEVLYYVRGKFGSRRGVEESSFTLHPLGIPHGPHPGTIVASRAHTRTDELAVMIDTFRPLHLTQVAIEYDDPKYPLSWLE; this is encoded by the coding sequence ATGCCTTACTACCGCCAATTTGGGTCGATCCCCCCCAAACACCATATCGAACATCCCCAGATACCCGGCTATCGTAACGAAGGAATCTTCTACGAAGAGGTCATCACCACCGAGGGTTTTAACCGGGCCTACAGTATTCTCTATCACCTGCGGCCCCCGACCCGGGTAAAACATCAGGAGCACCTCAAGAGCATTGCGATCGAATTGGTGAGTGATCCGATGCTCCGGCACATTCACTTGAAAACCAAGGAGATTGCACGCGCGGGTGATGTGATTTTTGGCCGAACCCCGATGTTCCATAATTCGGATGTGACGATCTCCCGTTGTCGGCCCGCGAAACAACAGGAACAGCTTTACAAAAATGCCTCGGCCGATGAGGTGCTATTCATTCACAGTGGTTCGGGGGTTCTGCACTCGCTCTATGGAAAGCAAGCTTTTCATCCTTTCGACTATGTTGTGATCCCGCGCGGAACGATTTACAAAATCGTTTTCGACGACATTCAGAAGGCCGACCTGCTGATCGTCGACTCCCCGCCGCCGATTCGCCTCCCGCACCGCTACAAGAATGCCGATGGGCAGATTCGGCTGGGGGCTCCTTATAGTGAACGGGATTTTCACGGCCCCTCTCAACTCGATATCGTCGATCAGGAAGCCGATACGGAATTGATCCTGAAAAAAGGTGAGAACTATTTCCGATACGTTCTGGCCAGCCATCCCTTCGACGTGGTGGGGTGGGATGGCCTGATCTACCCTTATACCTTTAATGCGGACGATTTCGAACCGATCACCGGTACGATTCATCAGCCGCCGCCCATCCACCAGACCTTTGAAACGAGTGGCTTCGTCATCTGCACTTTTGCACCGCGTGTTCTGGATACTCATCCCAAAGCCGTAAAAGTCCCTTATGCCCATTCGAACGTCGATTCGGATGAAGTTCTCTATTACGTTCGGGGCAAATTCGGTTCTCGGCGTGGGGTGGAGGAATCTTCTTTTACCTTGCATCCGTTGGGAATTCCACACGGCCCGCATCCCGGCACCATCGTGGCCAGCCGAGCGCACACTCGGACGGATGAACTGGCCGTAATGATTGACACATTTCGACCGCTGCATCTCACCCAAGTTGCGATAGAATACGACGATCCGAAATATCCTTTGAGTTGGCTGGAATAG
- a CDS encoding NADPH:quinone reductase: protein MKAAFITQTGSPEVIQVGELPMPRPQKKEALIRVSAVATNPIDTYFRSGLVPMPAPFPYVIGCDFVGVIEELGEDSENLTIGQRVWGSNQGMLGRQGTFAEFICVNQDWIYPAPEGVEDIQIVAASLTAITAHLGLFQFGDLQEEDTVFINGGTGGVGSMAVQIAKAKGARVITTVGSAEKAKIAEELGADMVLNYKTDDLSVRIKEFTAGKGVQVWYETHREQDFGRIIDLMSPRGRVIVMAGRQSKPIIPIGPFYVKCLSLHGFAMFNCTPMEQWICAEEINDLLSEQKLKALIGLQLPLEQAALAHKVQETGTLPDGKSLFGKVVLTI from the coding sequence ATGAAAGCCGCTTTCATTACCCAGACCGGTAGCCCGGAGGTTATTCAGGTCGGTGAATTGCCGATGCCTCGACCCCAGAAAAAAGAAGCTTTAATCCGGGTGTCCGCGGTCGCCACCAATCCCATTGACACCTATTTCCGCTCCGGCCTGGTACCGATGCCCGCTCCTTTCCCGTACGTGATCGGCTGCGATTTCGTCGGCGTCATCGAAGAACTCGGCGAAGACTCGGAAAATCTGACTATTGGACAGCGTGTCTGGGGCTCCAATCAGGGGATGCTGGGCCGGCAGGGAACCTTTGCCGAGTTTATTTGCGTTAATCAGGATTGGATCTACCCGGCACCGGAAGGGGTGGAAGATATTCAAATTGTCGCCGCTTCGCTAACGGCAATCACGGCCCATCTGGGACTTTTTCAGTTCGGCGATCTGCAAGAGGAAGATACGGTTTTCATCAACGGGGGCACCGGCGGCGTGGGTTCCATGGCCGTGCAAATTGCCAAAGCGAAAGGGGCTCGCGTCATAACCACTGTAGGATCGGCCGAGAAAGCGAAGATCGCCGAGGAGTTAGGGGCCGATATGGTTCTCAATTACAAAACGGACGATCTCTCGGTCCGAATCAAGGAATTTACGGCGGGCAAAGGCGTTCAAGTCTGGTACGAAACCCATCGCGAACAGGATTTTGGCCGCATCATCGATCTCATGTCGCCCCGGGGCCGGGTGATAGTCATGGCTGGCCGGCAATCCAAGCCGATTATCCCGATCGGACCGTTTTATGTGAAGTGTCTATCGCTTCACGGCTTTGCCATGTTCAACTGCACGCCCATGGAACAATGGATTTGCGCCGAGGAGATCAACGATCTTCTGTCAGAGCAGAAACTGAAAGCCCTGATCGGTTTGCAATTACCTTTGGAGCAAGCGGCACTCGCTCATAAAGTTCAGGAGACGGGGACGCTTCCCGATGGGAAATCGCTTTTCGGCAAGGTCGTGCTGACGATTTGA
- a CDS encoding ATP-dependent nuclease, which translates to MIRLESLHISRFRGIREGKIEGFTDVNILVGKNNSGKTTVMEAIMRCIDSWTSMPDIMGRDVPNTWSEIRKSGTPSIISDFWYQQDLSTNANLSITLKNADTNSQIQLIRFSVTYSKDTHGNLNALPQGDSVHVTGNWVTFRKGLILIQPEDCRNSRIEELFWQSILSNRRDKILLKNLNEVFGLNAEALQLIPPNKLMVLYDNYGIPLDVLGDGTRSALRALILLSMVKSCLVLMEEPECYQHPGSLEKFALAVTKLAQQQQIQLILSTHSIECVNAFLKAAKTVASNAAVFHLSVKDGHQIARKLETETVETLESTGIDVRFADLYA; encoded by the coding sequence ATGATTCGACTAGAATCGCTTCACATCAGCCGCTTTCGAGGCATCCGAGAAGGGAAGATCGAAGGCTTCACTGACGTGAACATCCTCGTTGGAAAAAACAATTCCGGCAAGACGACCGTGATGGAAGCGATCATGCGATGCATCGATTCTTGGACTTCCATGCCAGATATTATGGGAAGGGATGTGCCCAATACTTGGAGTGAGATAAGAAAAAGCGGAACTCCAAGTATAATTTCGGACTTCTGGTATCAGCAAGATCTGTCTACTAACGCCAACTTGAGTATCACTTTAAAAAATGCGGATACCAATTCTCAGATTCAGTTAATTCGTTTTTCGGTCACTTACTCCAAGGATACACACGGAAATCTAAATGCTTTACCTCAAGGCGATTCAGTTCATGTAACTGGTAATTGGGTTACATTTCGCAAAGGACTAATTCTTATCCAGCCTGAGGATTGCCGAAACAGCAGAATCGAAGAGTTATTTTGGCAGAGCATCCTCTCCAATCGAAGAGACAAAATCTTACTTAAAAACTTGAACGAAGTTTTCGGCCTAAATGCAGAAGCTTTACAACTGATTCCGCCTAACAAATTAATGGTGCTCTACGACAACTATGGAATCCCTCTCGATGTGCTGGGGGATGGAACACGAAGTGCATTAAGAGCCTTAATTCTGCTCTCGATGGTAAAATCCTGCTTGGTACTGATGGAAGAGCCTGAATGCTATCAGCATCCGGGCTCACTCGAAAAGTTTGCACTCGCCGTTACCAAATTGGCTCAGCAGCAACAAATCCAACTGATTTTATCGACGCATAGCATCGAATGCGTCAACGCCTTCCTCAAGGCTGCGAAAACCGTTGCTTCAAATGCCGCTGTTTTCCATCTGAGCGTGAAGGATGGCCATCAGATCGCTCGCAAACTCGAAACGGAAACCGTGGAAACTCTTGAAAGCACTGGAATCGATGTGAGGTTCGCCGATCTTTATGCCTGA
- a CDS encoding amidohydrolase family protein: MPGLDTVEMLGFNLKLIGKKSKKNVLISAGKLSDKEKMLSSIEKLSKLNVSIYATPGTARFLNSKGVPNQELYKILDHREPNIHSFLKDNRLDLIINVLTGNNDYDESSDSNLIRSMAIENGIPLITDVDVAILTIEQLIKKDTEGFYKYKLSDPARPWDMKSEFLEIVQSLGGFASYHAHYDKAYLISMENLRLSMVDMQKKWTLYKHLKENYTFDDLVERISRGVENMIAQGAAYCRTMVDADSTAKTLPMQAALEVKKRYSDRINFDVGVQPLQGVLDPESRRYFEESCEMGDFVGGLPSKDRPLPEKHFDVILSVAKRLNKRVDVHVDQENNPYETETEMLALKTIEHGMEGRVAAVHAISLSAKPPIEQDRIIRVMKQAGVSVICCPSAALSMKQLDMPAPLHNSIAPVPRLLDAGIPVRLGVDNVYDLFMPLVDGDMWFECRLLMEACRFYDLRKVAELACDKTGYG; the protein is encoded by the coding sequence ATGCCCGGTCTTGATACGGTTGAAATGCTCGGTTTCAACCTCAAGCTGATTGGCAAGAAGTCGAAGAAAAATGTTCTCATTTCTGCCGGAAAACTCTCGGACAAGGAAAAAATGCTTTCCTCCATCGAGAAGTTGTCCAAACTCAACGTCTCGATTTACGCCACCCCGGGAACGGCCCGTTTTCTCAACAGTAAAGGCGTCCCGAACCAGGAACTGTACAAGATTCTGGATCATCGGGAACCGAACATCCACAGCTTCCTGAAGGATAATCGCCTCGATCTGATCATCAACGTTTTGACGGGCAATAACGACTACGACGAATCCTCGGACAGCAACCTGATCCGGTCGATGGCCATCGAGAACGGCATCCCGTTGATTACCGATGTCGATGTGGCCATTCTGACCATCGAACAGCTGATCAAGAAGGATACCGAGGGATTCTACAAGTACAAACTCTCCGACCCGGCGCGGCCCTGGGACATGAAATCGGAGTTTCTCGAAATCGTGCAATCGCTCGGCGGATTTGCCAGCTATCACGCCCACTACGACAAAGCCTACCTGATCTCCATGGAGAATCTCCGACTGAGCATGGTCGACATGCAGAAGAAGTGGACTCTCTACAAGCACTTGAAAGAAAACTATACATTCGATGATCTGGTCGAACGCATCTCGCGCGGGGTGGAGAATATGATCGCCCAGGGGGCCGCTTACTGCCGCACCATGGTCGATGCCGACAGCACGGCCAAGACACTGCCGATGCAGGCCGCGCTGGAAGTGAAGAAACGGTACTCCGACCGGATCAATTTCGATGTGGGCGTTCAGCCGTTACAAGGGGTACTCGATCCCGAATCCCGTAGGTACTTCGAAGAATCTTGCGAGATGGGCGATTTCGTCGGCGGCCTGCCCTCTAAGGACCGGCCGCTGCCCGAAAAACATTTCGACGTCATTCTCAGCGTTGCCAAGCGGTTGAACAAGCGAGTCGATGTGCACGTCGATCAGGAAAATAATCCCTACGAAACCGAAACGGAAATGCTGGCTTTGAAGACAATCGAGCATGGCATGGAAGGGCGCGTCGCCGCCGTGCATGCGATCTCGCTGTCGGCCAAACCCCCGATTGAGCAGGATCGCATCATCCGGGTGATGAAGCAGGCCGGAGTGAGTGTGATCTGCTGCCCCTCGGCCGCTCTGTCGATGAAGCAGCTCGATATGCCGGCCCCACTGCACAACTCCATCGCTCCGGTCCCTCGGCTGCTGGATGCGGGCATTCCGGTCCGACTGGGCGTCGACAACGTCTACGACCTGTTCATGCCGCTGGTGGATGGCGACATGTGGTTCGAATGCCGGCTGCTCATGGAGGCTTGCCGGTTTTACGATCTAAGAAAAGTGGCCGAGCTGGCCTGCGATAAAACGGGTTACGGTTGA
- a CDS encoding glycosyltransferase family 4 protein: MVNRVGSISRFDTSSAPKSSLQLVFDLPPGTRWIRLKVNMTSSDSNTIESTLKGFSGAILATQNWAGLWIDEIFVRVPPDERGLVLEPTPSVNVHVVECRVQPISSHQMWLIATGKKLKLLRDYGCTTRVLRRGLGLLLKGQFGEFRQKLLRGVDDSRFISTDENPTFDTSISENLPTWAVNRKIDSRVLGRRFVILTPSLSAGDAVSNDVLGMAYTLRAAGAEVLVCSRFASKIWPVVAINRLPEMLRPQDTLIYHHSIGFTEAVRLFEKLPCRKILKYHNITPPELLREQSPELSKACEQGLAELPRLRERAHAVLVDSPFNAANFPAQAQFEILPPFNQIDELLQVEPQEIEGVLPGILVVGRVVPNKNIEKAIETLAFLRKDSRPELKLYIVGSIQSWDYVHKLKSLAEKLDIQDDVQFLGNVTPQQLKGLYKTALVLLCTSLHEGFGLPLLEAAALKLPIVAVPNGAIPATVDGCGWMAADIPETLGRTILRTMENSGEREIKLMLGERHYRKHYTNSSIADRFLDLLHTSLRVEADPLLQLSRAELSVEADSQITVT, translated from the coding sequence GTGGTCAACCGCGTTGGATCAATATCGCGATTTGACACTTCTTCCGCCCCAAAATCGTCACTGCAACTCGTTTTCGATCTGCCGCCGGGTACCCGCTGGATTCGATTGAAGGTCAATATGACCAGTTCGGATTCAAACACGATTGAATCAACCCTGAAAGGCTTTTCGGGTGCAATTCTGGCGACGCAGAATTGGGCGGGATTATGGATCGACGAAATCTTTGTACGAGTTCCGCCCGATGAACGGGGTTTAGTCCTGGAACCCACCCCATCTGTAAACGTGCACGTTGTGGAATGCCGCGTTCAACCGATCAGTTCGCATCAAATGTGGCTGATCGCCACCGGCAAGAAACTCAAATTGCTTCGCGATTACGGCTGCACCACGCGCGTTCTGCGACGCGGGCTTGGCCTGCTGCTGAAGGGTCAGTTCGGAGAGTTTCGCCAGAAGTTGCTGCGCGGCGTCGATGATTCGCGATTTATCTCGACCGATGAGAATCCGACCTTCGATACCAGTATCTCCGAAAACCTTCCGACTTGGGCAGTGAATCGGAAAATCGATTCGAGGGTTCTGGGCCGACGATTTGTCATTCTGACGCCTTCTTTGAGTGCGGGAGACGCCGTCAGTAATGATGTCTTAGGCATGGCTTATACCCTTCGGGCCGCGGGAGCTGAGGTTCTGGTTTGCAGCCGCTTTGCCAGCAAAATCTGGCCGGTCGTGGCCATCAATCGGCTGCCGGAAATGCTGCGACCGCAGGATACTCTGATCTATCACCATTCGATCGGCTTCACGGAAGCGGTAAGGTTGTTTGAAAAATTGCCCTGCCGGAAGATTCTCAAGTACCACAACATCACTCCCCCGGAATTGTTGCGAGAGCAGTCTCCCGAGCTCTCCAAAGCCTGCGAACAAGGTCTGGCAGAGTTGCCCCGATTGCGGGAAAGGGCTCACGCCGTCTTGGTGGACTCTCCGTTTAATGCGGCGAACTTTCCGGCCCAAGCCCAGTTCGAAATCCTTCCCCCCTTCAACCAAATCGACGAACTCCTTCAGGTAGAACCTCAGGAAATTGAAGGCGTGCTGCCGGGAATTCTCGTCGTGGGCCGGGTGGTACCTAATAAGAACATCGAAAAAGCCATCGAAACGCTGGCTTTTCTGCGGAAGGATTCACGACCGGAACTCAAGCTTTATATCGTCGGCTCCATTCAGAGCTGGGATTACGTTCACAAGCTGAAATCTCTGGCCGAGAAATTGGATATCCAGGATGATGTGCAATTTCTCGGGAACGTGACGCCGCAGCAGTTGAAGGGGCTTTACAAAACGGCTCTGGTATTACTTTGCACCAGTCTGCATGAAGGCTTCGGGCTTCCGTTGCTGGAGGCGGCCGCGCTGAAGCTGCCGATTGTCGCGGTTCCCAATGGAGCCATTCCGGCCACCGTGGATGGCTGCGGCTGGATGGCGGCCGATATCCCTGAGACGCTGGGACGAACGATTCTGCGAACGATGGAAAATTCCGGTGAGCGCGAGATTAAATTGATGCTGGGTGAAAGACATTATCGGAAACACTATACCAACTCAAGTATTGCCGATCGATTTCTGGATCTTCTGCATACGAGCCTCAGAGTCGAAGCCGATCCACTCCTTCAGTTATCCCGTGCGGAACTGTCCGTGGAGGCCGACTCGCAAATAACGGTAACTTGA